A stretch of the Gossypium hirsutum isolate 1008001.06 chromosome D07, Gossypium_hirsutum_v2.1, whole genome shotgun sequence genome encodes the following:
- the LOC121219427 gene encoding uncharacterized protein isoform X2 has product MQFPGFYMMGYEGKDSGLAAVTTLASSLDYMSSRSSLKLLLPLADPAQVLNVPIIPIGTLLAAAHPFAANPPYLLSWLSPQISAPDMLQPKLFEKLVTENFGRRSSVSLYNRISQSS; this is encoded by the exons ATGCAATTTCCAGGCTTCTACATGATGG GTTATGAAGGAAAGGATTCTGGATTGGCAGCAGTCACTACGTTGGCATCATCATTGGACTATATGTCTTCTAGATCGTCACTCAAACTGCTTTTACCCCTG GCAGACCCTGCACAGGTCCTAAATGTTCCTATTATTCCAATTGGAACATTGCTTGCTGCTGCCCATCCTTTTGCAGCTAACCCTCCCTACCTCCTGTCTTGGTTGAGTCCTCAAATTTCTGCCCCGGACATGTTGCAGCCAAAGTTGTTTGAAAAGCTTGTTACGGAAAACTTCG GCCGTAGATCTAGTGTATCCTTGTATAATAGAATTTCTCAATCATCATGA
- the LOC107961857 gene encoding thylakoid lumenal 17.4 kDa protein, chloroplastic codes for MQRLLPLSTEHNRCERAFVGNTIGQANGVYDKPLDLRFCDYTNEKSKLKGKSVAAALMSDAKFDGADMFEAMMSKAYVVGASFKGTDFSNAVLDRVNFGKVNLQGAIFKNTVLSGSTFDNAQLEDAVFEDTIIGDIDLQKLCTNTSISAEGRVELGCR; via the exons ATGCAGAGGCTTCTTCCGTTGTCAACGGAGCATAACCGATGCGAGCGTGCATTCGTTGGTAACACCATAGGTCAGGCAAATGGTGTGTACGATAAGCCGCTCGATCTACGCTTCTGCGATTACACTAACGAGAAATCGAAACTGAAGGGGAAATCTGTTGCGGCTGCACTTATGTCAGATGCTAAGTTTGATGGTGCAGACATGTTTGAAGCTATGATGTCAAAGGCTTATGTTGTTGGAGCTAGCTTCAAAG GTACAGACTTCTCGAATGCGGTTTTGGATCGAGTTAATTTCGGAAAAGTGAATCTGCAAGGAGCTATATTCAAGAACACAGTGTTATCTGGTTCAACATTCGACAATGCGCAGCTTGAAGATGCAGTTTTCGAAGATACCATCATCGGTGACATTGATCTTCAGAAGCTTTGTACCAACACAAGCATCAGTGCTGAAGGAAGAGTTGAGTTGGGTTGCCGATGA
- the LOC121219427 gene encoding uncharacterized protein isoform X1 — translation MRCVHQLTIRYEGKDSGLAAVTTLASSLDYMSSRSSLKLLLPLADPAQVLNVPIIPIGTLLAAAHPFAANPPYLLSWLSPQISAPDMLQPKLFEKLVTENFGRRSSVSLYNRISQSS, via the exons ATGCGATGCGTACACCAGCTGACAATTC GTTATGAAGGAAAGGATTCTGGATTGGCAGCAGTCACTACGTTGGCATCATCATTGGACTATATGTCTTCTAGATCGTCACTCAAACTGCTTTTACCCCTG GCAGACCCTGCACAGGTCCTAAATGTTCCTATTATTCCAATTGGAACATTGCTTGCTGCTGCCCATCCTTTTGCAGCTAACCCTCCCTACCTCCTGTCTTGGTTGAGTCCTCAAATTTCTGCCCCGGACATGTTGCAGCCAAAGTTGTTTGAAAAGCTTGTTACGGAAAACTTCG GCCGTAGATCTAGTGTATCCTTGTATAATAGAATTTCTCAATCATCATGA